In the genome of Nocardia sp. NBC_00416, one region contains:
- the atzF gene encoding allophanate hydrolase, which produces MEQLPLATPVAEEFANAADKVARAYRTIREADRPEVWITLRAEATVLAEAAAVDARVAQGEALPLAGLLLAVKDNIDIAGLPTTCACPSFSSVPEHTAPAVARLVAQGALVLGKTNLDQFATGLVGTRSPYGPVRNGLFPDRVSGGSSSGSAVAVALGMVDAALGTDTAGSGRVPAALHGIVGIKPTLGLVPTAGVVPACPDYDAVTVFARDLGLATTVANAMIGPDPADPRSRPWPADAPLGAPTRATLAVPAEHNLTALTPAYRAAFDATVDRWRAGGGEVATVDITELLDAATLLYDGAIVAQRYAAVGEFLSGEPAGVDPVVAGIIRGGERPAAHAYVTDLGTLAHAAATARRLFADYPALLLPTTTEHPTIAAVTADPISINSRMGTFTNFCNLLDLAAVAVPGEETADGDPFGVMFVTPAFADQVGIDLAARLLGEPVPLLTETGTDLLVVGAHLRGLPLHHQLEQAKARFLGEVRTSAAYRMVALPASPPKPGMLRVGAETGSSLPGELYRLSPAALGTFLGNLPAPMTLGKVELDSGRWVTGFACDYESSRDATDITTYGGWRNYLNADR; this is translated from the coding sequence ATGGAGCAACTACCGCTAGCCACGCCGGTGGCGGAGGAGTTCGCGAACGCGGCCGACAAGGTCGCGCGGGCCTACCGGACCATCCGCGAAGCCGATCGGCCCGAGGTCTGGATCACCCTGCGGGCCGAAGCGACTGTGCTGGCCGAGGCGGCCGCCGTCGACGCCCGCGTCGCTCAGGGCGAAGCGCTCCCGCTGGCCGGGCTGCTGCTGGCGGTCAAGGACAATATCGATATCGCCGGCCTGCCCACCACCTGCGCCTGCCCGAGCTTCTCGTCTGTCCCGGAGCACACCGCGCCCGCCGTCGCGCGGCTCGTCGCGCAGGGCGCCCTGGTCCTCGGGAAGACCAACCTCGACCAGTTCGCCACCGGCCTCGTCGGCACCCGCAGTCCGTACGGTCCGGTGCGCAACGGCCTGTTCCCCGACCGTGTCTCCGGCGGCAGCAGTTCGGGGTCGGCGGTCGCCGTGGCGCTCGGCATGGTCGATGCCGCACTGGGCACCGATACCGCCGGTTCGGGCCGGGTGCCCGCCGCCCTGCACGGCATCGTCGGTATCAAGCCGACCCTGGGTCTGGTCCCCACCGCAGGTGTCGTCCCGGCCTGTCCCGACTACGACGCGGTCACCGTCTTCGCCCGGGATCTCGGCCTGGCGACCACGGTCGCGAACGCCATGATCGGCCCCGACCCCGCCGACCCCCGCTCCCGGCCGTGGCCCGCCGACGCTCCCCTGGGCGCGCCCACCCGGGCAACGCTCGCCGTACCCGCCGAACACAACCTGACCGCCCTCACACCCGCCTACCGAGCGGCTTTCGACGCCACCGTCGACCGTTGGCGGGCCGGCGGCGGCGAGGTCGCGACAGTCGATATCACCGAACTGCTCGACGCCGCGACACTCCTCTACGACGGCGCCATAGTCGCGCAGCGGTACGCCGCTGTGGGCGAATTCCTGAGCGGCGAGCCCGCCGGCGTCGACCCGGTGGTCGCCGGGATCATCCGGGGCGGAGAGCGTCCCGCCGCGCACGCCTACGTCACCGACCTCGGCACACTCGCGCACGCGGCAGCCACCGCGCGCCGCCTGTTCGCCGACTACCCCGCGCTGCTCCTGCCCACCACCACCGAGCATCCGACGATCGCCGCCGTCACGGCCGACCCGATCTCGATCAACAGCCGGATGGGCACCTTCACCAACTTCTGCAACCTGCTCGACCTGGCCGCCGTCGCGGTTCCGGGCGAGGAAACCGCGGACGGGGACCCGTTCGGGGTCATGTTCGTCACGCCCGCCTTCGCCGATCAGGTGGGTATCGACCTGGCCGCCCGGCTCCTCGGCGAACCCGTGCCACTGCTCACCGAGACCGGTACCGATCTTCTCGTCGTCGGCGCACACCTGCGCGGACTCCCGCTGCACCACCAGTTGGAGCAGGCCAAGGCCCGGTTCCTCGGCGAGGTGCGGACATCGGCCGCTTACCGGATGGTCGCACTGCCGGCCAGCCCACCCAAACCGGGCATGCTGCGCGTGGGAGCCGAGACCGGCAGCTCGCTACCCGGCGAACTGTATCGGCTCTCCCCCGCGGCCCTCGGCACGTTCCTCGGCAATCTGCCCGCACCGATGACGCTGGGCAAGGTCGAACTGGATTCCGGGCGGTGGGTGACGGGGTTCGCCTGCGACTACGAATCATCACGTGACGCAACCGATATCACCACCTACGGCGGTTGGAGGAACTACCTGAACGCCGATCGGTGA
- a CDS encoding cytochrome P450, whose translation MPFSSTDHAAPPMQGSPLDSGGHRVPLYTPEFAADPDRAYREMRRKFGPLIPVELAPDVPATLVVGYRHALRILHDPDHFPADPRRWQRTVPPDCPLLPMMEYRPNALRSAGAEHARLRPPIVAGLEAVDLHTLRATIERLAVPLINEFCESGSADLRTEYAFPLTFATLTELMGLSPEAGRTAFEGMAAILDATSAESAAEGNMRFAGALMEVVGQKRTCPGRDVTSRMMQHESGLDDMEMVQQAALVYAAGTEPTTSLITTTLRLMLTDDRFGGHMLGGSLATRDAIDEVLFTDPPLPNFCTSYPRQPILVGNTWLPADQPVVISIAACNTDPRIAGGERIGNRSHLAWGQGVHSCMAENVARIIAGEAVDQLLDALPEIRLAVPADQLTWRPGLFHRALSALPVEFPPSAPLTPMTGASQ comes from the coding sequence ATGCCTTTTTCGTCCACCGACCACGCCGCACCCCCGATGCAGGGATCGCCCCTGGATTCCGGCGGCCACCGGGTGCCCCTGTACACCCCGGAGTTCGCCGCCGACCCGGACCGGGCCTATCGGGAGATGCGGCGCAAATTCGGGCCGCTGATTCCGGTGGAGCTGGCGCCGGACGTACCCGCGACACTGGTGGTGGGCTACCGCCACGCCTTACGAATCCTGCACGACCCCGACCATTTTCCCGCCGACCCGCGCCGCTGGCAGCGGACCGTGCCGCCGGATTGCCCGCTGCTACCGATGATGGAGTACCGTCCCAACGCGCTGCGATCGGCCGGTGCGGAGCATGCCCGGTTACGTCCGCCGATCGTCGCCGGTCTCGAGGCCGTAGACCTGCACACCCTGCGCGCCACCATCGAACGTCTGGCGGTCCCGCTGATCAACGAGTTCTGCGAGTCCGGTAGCGCGGACCTGCGCACCGAGTACGCCTTCCCGCTCACCTTCGCGACGCTGACCGAGCTGATGGGACTCTCCCCGGAAGCGGGCCGCACCGCGTTCGAGGGCATGGCCGCGATCCTGGACGCCACGTCCGCCGAGAGCGCCGCCGAGGGCAATATGCGGTTCGCCGGCGCGCTGATGGAGGTGGTCGGGCAGAAACGCACCTGCCCGGGCCGGGACGTGACCTCCCGGATGATGCAGCACGAATCCGGGCTCGACGATATGGAAATGGTGCAGCAGGCGGCCCTGGTCTACGCGGCCGGCACCGAGCCGACCACCTCGCTCATCACCACCACACTGCGGCTCATGCTCACCGACGACCGGTTCGGCGGTCATATGCTCGGCGGCTCGCTGGCGACCCGCGACGCCATCGACGAGGTGCTGTTCACCGACCCACCGCTGCCCAACTTCTGCACCTCCTACCCTCGCCAGCCGATCCTCGTCGGCAATACCTGGTTGCCCGCCGACCAACCGGTGGTGATCAGCATCGCGGCCTGCAACACCGACCCGCGGATCGCCGGCGGCGAACGTATCGGGAACCGCTCGCACCTGGCCTGGGGCCAGGGTGTGCACTCGTGCATGGCGGAGAACGTGGCGCGGATCATCGCCGGGGAGGCGGTCGACCAGCTGCTGGACGCGCTGCCCGAGATCCGGCTGGCCGTCCCCGCCGATCAGCTGACCTGGCGTCCCGGCCTGTTCCATCGCGCCCTCAGCGCGCTGCCGGTCGAGTTCCCCCCGTCCGCTCCCCTGACCCCGATGACAGGAGCAAGCCAATGA
- a CDS encoding cytochrome P450 family protein: protein MNRNRSSLEPLPLDPAGADFHTEIHRIRARGPLAVIELPGGVPAWSVIDADLLRTLFTDPRVSKDAGRHWPAMHTGEIPQDWVMWPWVAVSNLLTAYGDDHRRLRKLVAPAFTHRRTESLRPRIEGITADLLNALAATPADEQVDLRERFATALPIRVIGELMGVPAELSASLRTYADGTLDTTLTPEQSQANFAGLYTTLHELLDYKRRNPGDDLTTVLMSTHDEDGSKLSEQELGDTLLLIIVAGHETTANLLDHAVHALLTHPEQRAAALSGQLAWTDIIEETLRWEPPIAHMPMRFALEDIDLPGGYRIEKGDAILAGLAGAGRDPKVHPGNPDDFDPTRPAKDHLAFGHGVHHCLGAPLARLEATVALPALFARFPEMRLATTDHLDNVPSLVTNGHRTLPVVL, encoded by the coding sequence ATGAACCGGAACCGATCCTCCCTCGAGCCCCTGCCGCTCGACCCCGCCGGCGCCGATTTCCACACCGAGATCCACCGGATCCGCGCCCGCGGCCCGCTCGCCGTGATCGAACTCCCCGGCGGCGTCCCGGCGTGGTCGGTGATCGACGCGGACCTACTGCGGACCCTGTTCACCGACCCGCGGGTCTCCAAGGACGCCGGCCGCCACTGGCCCGCCATGCACACCGGCGAGATCCCGCAGGACTGGGTGATGTGGCCGTGGGTCGCCGTATCCAACCTGCTCACCGCCTACGGCGACGACCACCGCCGACTACGCAAACTCGTCGCCCCCGCCTTCACCCACCGCCGCACCGAATCGCTGCGCCCCCGCATCGAGGGCATCACCGCGGACCTGCTGAACGCCCTCGCCGCAACCCCGGCCGACGAACAGGTCGACCTGCGCGAGCGTTTCGCCACCGCACTCCCGATCAGGGTGATCGGTGAGCTGATGGGCGTCCCCGCCGAACTGTCCGCGTCCCTGCGGACCTACGCCGACGGCACCCTCGACACCACCCTCACCCCCGAGCAGTCCCAGGCCAACTTCGCCGGCCTCTACACCACCCTGCACGAACTCCTCGACTACAAACGCCGCAACCCCGGCGACGACCTGACCACCGTCCTGATGTCCACCCACGACGAGGACGGCTCGAAGCTGAGCGAACAGGAACTCGGCGACACCCTCCTGCTCATCATCGTCGCCGGCCACGAGACCACCGCGAACCTGCTCGACCACGCCGTCCACGCCCTACTCACCCATCCGGAGCAGCGGGCGGCCGCACTGTCCGGACAGCTGGCCTGGACCGACATCATCGAAGAAACCCTGCGCTGGGAACCGCCGATCGCGCACATGCCGATGCGTTTCGCCCTCGAAGACATCGACCTGCCCGGCGGGTACCGGATCGAAAAAGGCGACGCCATCCTGGCCGGGCTGGCCGGCGCGGGCCGGGACCCGAAAGTCCACCCCGGCAACCCCGACGATTTCGACCCGACCCGCCCAGCCAAGGACCACCTGGCTTTCGGGCACGGCGTCCACCACTGCCTCGGCGCACCCCTGGCCCGGCTGGAAGCCACGGTCGCGTTGCCGGCGCTGTTCGCCCGGTTCCCCGAAATGCGCCTGGCCACCACCGACCACCTGGACAACGTTCCCAGCCTGGTGACCAACGGCCATCGCACACTCCCAGTTGTCCTGTGA